In the genome of Rhodoplanes sp. Z2-YC6860, one region contains:
- a CDS encoding lysylphosphatidylglycerol synthase domain-containing protein, whose protein sequence is MAQGIGSGISVGDAFLLVLPVMLIATIPVSIAGWGVRESALVMAFSYAGLPAADGLVVSVLLGAVMFVTGLIGGAVWLLNFDSPAMAWRSPAPPTEQNQG, encoded by the coding sequence GTGGCGCAAGGCATCGGCTCCGGCATCAGCGTTGGCGACGCCTTCCTGTTGGTGCTGCCGGTGATGCTGATTGCCACCATCCCGGTTTCGATTGCCGGATGGGGCGTGCGCGAGAGCGCGCTGGTGATGGCGTTCTCTTACGCCGGACTGCCGGCGGCCGACGGGCTGGTGGTGTCGGTCCTGCTCGGCGCCGTGATGTTCGTCACGGGCCTGATCGGCGGAGCGGTGTGGCTCTTGAACTTCGACAGCCCTGCGATGGCGTGGCGTTCGCCCGCGCCGCCCACCGAACAAAATCAGGGATAA
- a CDS encoding transaldolase family protein: protein MNRAHATIIPVKKQRDAGGIDDRPIMQDAIARARKTPNVAIAWASTREVLKVIEADAMGCHIITAPADVLEKLPATQNPAELSLSAMKAFCDDALAAGLTLAIPGKMHAAE from the coding sequence TTGAACCGGGCGCACGCAACCATCATTCCCGTTAAAAAGCAACGAGACGCAGGCGGAATCGATGACCGGCCGATCATGCAGGACGCCATCGCCCGCGCCCGCAAGACGCCGAACGTGGCGATCGCCTGGGCTTCGACCCGCGAGGTGCTCAAAGTGATCGAGGCGGACGCGATGGGGTGCCACATCATCACGGCGCCCGCCGATGTCCTCGAAAAGCTGCCGGCGACCCAGAACCCCGCCGAACTGTCGCTATCGGCCATGAAGGCGTTCTGCGACGATGCTCTGGCGGCCGGCTTGACCCTGGCAATCCCGGGAAAAATGCACGCCGCGGAGTAA
- a CDS encoding lysylphosphatidylglycerol synthase transmembrane domain-containing protein gives MRRFLLVAAKLAVSALLLYFSLRRIDLSTIGERLNRLELAWLAVGVAICLVQVVLVALRWRQIALLCDAPMTAPQAIRFNMIATFFSQVLPSTVGGDAARIWLLGRAGAGWTRSTYSVLLDRFIGVLALAACVAAGLYWSFGLISDPIARIVLVVIGFGFLLGGLVFLALGRWPLLTRWKLTRNLAELSVLAGQMLSARGSASAIVLVSLLIHISTAVQAWGVAQGIGSGISVGDAFLLVLPVLLIATIPVSIAGWGVRESALVMAFSYAGLPAADGLVVSVLLGAVMFVTGLIGGAVWLLNFDSPALAMAWRSPAPPTKQS, from the coding sequence ATGCGGCGGTTTTTGTTGGTTGCAGCGAAGCTCGCGGTGTCGGCCCTGCTGCTCTATTTTTCGCTCCGCCGCATCGACCTCAGCACCATCGGCGAACGGCTGAACCGGCTGGAACTTGCTTGGCTTGCCGTTGGCGTCGCCATCTGCTTGGTGCAGGTCGTGCTGGTCGCGCTACGCTGGCGCCAGATCGCACTTCTTTGCGATGCGCCGATGACGGCGCCGCAAGCCATTCGCTTCAATATGATCGCGACGTTCTTCAGCCAGGTTCTGCCGTCCACCGTCGGCGGCGATGCCGCGCGCATCTGGCTGCTCGGGCGTGCCGGCGCTGGATGGACGCGCTCGACCTATTCGGTGCTGCTCGACCGCTTCATCGGCGTGCTGGCGCTCGCCGCTTGTGTTGCAGCAGGTCTCTACTGGTCGTTCGGCCTGATCTCCGATCCGATCGCGCGCATCGTGCTGGTCGTTATCGGCTTCGGCTTTCTGCTGGGCGGGCTCGTGTTCCTCGCGCTCGGCCGTTGGCCGCTGCTGACGCGCTGGAAGCTCACGCGAAATCTCGCCGAACTGTCGGTGCTCGCCGGCCAGATGCTCAGTGCGCGCGGCTCGGCATCGGCAATCGTGCTGGTCTCTCTGCTGATCCACATCTCGACCGCCGTGCAGGCCTGGGGCGTGGCGCAAGGCATCGGCTCGGGCATCAGCGTTGGCGACGCCTTCCTGTTGGTGCTGCCGGTGCTGCTGATTGCCACCATCCCGGTTTCGATTGCCGGATGGGGCGTGCGCGAGAGCGCGCTGGTGATGGCGTTCTCTTACGCCGGACTGCCGGCGGCCGACGGGCTGGTGGTGTCGGTCCTGCTCGGCGCCGTGATGTTCGTCACGGGCCTGATCGGCGGAGCGGTGTGGCTCTTGAACTTCGACAGCCCTGCACTGGCGATGGCGTGGCGTTCGCCCGCGCCGCCCACCAAACAGAGTTAG
- a CDS encoding phytoene desaturase family protein yields the protein MDSTYDGIILGAGHNGMILQAYLGKAGMRVLTIERKAVTGGGLSTLEDPRHPGFLHNTHAFFQRAITAMPWYADLELERHGARYIEPELNVALITQDDGVLAWWTDIERTVKSFEQFSRKDAETLRRWQHEFVPIVQNILTPEAKAPPLPPAERRRLLERSAAGRRLIEVSALSPLEFVKQEFEHPTVQAGLLFFNGLREVDLRVRGFGHHIAALLASPAKAQMSRGGTAALARALEGAVRKSGGEFRLLTEPKRIVVEGGRAVGIETADGETIRARHFIASSLNPHQTFLELLDETLVPLEIRDRVQAFQYNLLAPLFALHLNLREPPRYTAAAKFPELAKAFMVIMGLDASDQFNDIVRHHESGTIPPPVMWGACPTLFDPSQAPAGQHTAFMWEKLPYHLKAGWSGGGEAHGRDMLALWRKHAPNLADAVLDQFTRTPLDTERSLPNMREGDLLVGAFTNGQIGHHRPFPGAGAYRAHLPGLYLCGSSSHPGGNITGLPGYNAAQVLLDDLGIKSGWAPRPIADQLSALSDR from the coding sequence ATGGACAGCACCTACGACGGCATCATCCTTGGGGCCGGCCACAATGGCATGATCCTGCAGGCCTATCTCGGCAAGGCCGGCATGAGGGTGCTGACGATCGAGCGCAAGGCCGTGACCGGCGGCGGACTCTCGACCTTGGAAGACCCGCGTCATCCGGGCTTCCTGCACAACACCCATGCCTTCTTCCAGCGCGCCATCACCGCGATGCCGTGGTACGCCGACCTCGAACTCGAGCGGCACGGCGCGCGCTACATCGAGCCCGAGCTGAACGTCGCGCTGATCACGCAGGACGATGGCGTTCTGGCCTGGTGGACCGACATCGAACGCACCGTAAAGTCGTTCGAGCAGTTCAGCCGCAAGGATGCCGAGACCCTGCGCCGATGGCAGCATGAGTTCGTGCCGATCGTGCAGAACATCCTGACTCCGGAAGCCAAGGCGCCGCCGCTGCCGCCGGCCGAGCGCCGGCGCCTGCTCGAGCGCAGCGCCGCGGGCCGCCGGCTGATCGAGGTGAGCGCGCTGTCACCTCTCGAATTCGTCAAACAGGAGTTCGAGCATCCCACGGTGCAAGCCGGCCTCTTGTTCTTCAACGGCTTGCGGGAGGTCGACCTACGCGTTCGCGGCTTCGGCCATCACATCGCGGCGCTTCTGGCGAGCCCCGCCAAGGCTCAGATGTCGCGCGGCGGCACCGCAGCGCTGGCCCGGGCGCTCGAAGGCGCCGTGCGCAAGAGCGGCGGCGAATTCCGGCTGCTGACCGAACCGAAGCGCATCGTGGTGGAGGGCGGCCGCGCCGTCGGCATCGAGACCGCGGACGGCGAGACGATCCGGGCGCGGCACTTCATCGCGTCCTCGCTGAATCCGCATCAGACTTTTCTCGAACTTCTCGACGAGACGCTGGTGCCCCTCGAGATCCGCGACCGCGTGCAGGCCTTCCAGTACAATCTGCTCGCGCCGCTGTTTGCGCTGCATCTCAATCTGCGCGAGCCGCCCCGCTACACGGCGGCCGCCAAATTCCCGGAGCTCGCCAAAGCCTTCATGGTCATCATGGGGCTCGACGCGTCCGACCAGTTCAACGACATCGTCCGCCACCACGAGAGCGGCACCATTCCGCCGCCGGTGATGTGGGGCGCGTGTCCCACGCTGTTCGACCCGAGCCAGGCGCCGGCCGGCCAGCACACCGCCTTCATGTGGGAGAAGCTGCCGTATCACCTGAAGGCCGGCTGGTCCGGCGGCGGCGAGGCGCATGGCCGCGACATGCTCGCCCTGTGGCGCAAGCACGCCCCGAATCTCGCCGATGCCGTACTGGACCAGTTCACCCGCACGCCGCTCGACACCGAGCGGTCGCTGCCGAACATGCGCGAGGGCGACCTCCTGGTCGGTGCTTTCACCAACGGTCAGATCGGCCACCACCGGCCCTTCCCCGGCGCCGGCGCGTATCGTGCGCACCTGCCAGGCCTGTATCTTTGCGGCTCCAGCAGCCACCCGGGCGGTAACATCACCGGGCTGCCCGGTTACAACGCCGCTCAGGTCCTGCTCGACGACCTCGGCATCAAGTCCGGCTGGGCACCGCGCCCCATTGCAGATCAGCTTTCAGCGCTCAGCGACCGCTGA
- a CDS encoding dihydrodipicolinate synthase family protein, translating into MGLRFTDWPAEVLTTLRQGVVIPAHPLALDAQRKLDPRRQRALSRYYLDAGAGGLAVGVHTTQFAIREAGLYQPVLQLAMNEQAEWARRPVVMIAGLVGRTAQAVQEAQVARGLGYHAGLFSLAAMKGANEDELIAHAKAVAGEIPLIGFYLQPAVGGILLPTSFWRRFAEIENVVAIKMAPFNRYRTLDVVRGVVEAGATDRVTLYTGNDDHIVPDLVTPYAIPHKGGITTVRIKGGLLGHWSVWVSKAVELLHQAHAAVASGVVPADLLALDAQVTDCNAAIFDVANNFHGVIAGCHEILRRQGLLEGIWCLDPAETLGPGQKEELDRVCAAYPHLNDDAFVQQNLQRWLA; encoded by the coding sequence ATGGGTTTGCGCTTCACTGACTGGCCCGCCGAGGTGCTGACGACGCTGCGGCAAGGCGTCGTCATCCCGGCCCACCCGCTTGCGCTCGATGCGCAGCGCAAGCTCGACCCGCGCCGTCAGCGCGCGTTGTCGCGCTACTATCTCGATGCCGGCGCCGGCGGGCTTGCGGTCGGCGTCCACACCACACAGTTCGCCATCCGTGAGGCCGGGCTTTATCAGCCGGTGCTGCAGCTTGCGATGAATGAACAGGCCGAGTGGGCGCGCCGGCCCGTCGTGATGATCGCAGGCTTGGTCGGCAGGACCGCACAGGCCGTGCAGGAGGCCCAGGTCGCGCGCGGGCTTGGCTATCATGCCGGCCTCTTTTCGCTCGCCGCCATGAAGGGCGCGAACGAGGACGAACTGATCGCCCATGCCAAGGCGGTCGCCGGCGAAATTCCCCTGATCGGCTTTTACCTTCAGCCGGCCGTCGGCGGCATCCTGCTGCCGACGTCATTCTGGCGGCGCTTTGCCGAGATCGAGAACGTGGTGGCGATCAAGATGGCGCCGTTCAACCGCTATCGCACGCTCGATGTGGTGCGCGGCGTGGTCGAAGCCGGCGCAACCGATCGCGTCACGCTCTACACCGGCAATGACGACCACATCGTGCCGGACCTGGTGACGCCTTACGCCATTCCGCACAAGGGCGGCATCACAACGGTCCGTATCAAGGGCGGGCTCCTTGGCCACTGGAGCGTCTGGGTCAGCAAGGCGGTGGAGCTATTGCACCAGGCGCATGCGGCCGTGGCGTCAGGAGTCGTGCCGGCCGACCTGCTGGCTCTCGACGCGCAGGTGACCGATTGCAACGCCGCGATCTTCGACGTCGCCAACAACTTCCATGGCGTCATCGCCGGATGCCACGAGATCCTGCGGCGCCAGGGCCTGCTGGAGGGCATCTGGTGCCTCGACCCGGCGGAAACCCTGGGGCCTGGACAGAAAGAAGAGCTCGACCGGGTTTGTGCCGCCTATCCGCACCTCAACGACGATGCCTTCGTGCAGCAGAACCTGCAGCGGTGGCTCGCATGA
- a CDS encoding ABC transporter ATP-binding protein encodes MGEPFIHLSGVKKVYRTRGADFLAVSEATFDVDAGELVALVGPSGCGKTTLLKILAGLHSHESGTVRIGSKEQPFDPSRDIGMVFQQPLLLKWRRIIDNVLLPSEILGLPMAASRERARDLLALVGLKGSEEKFPYELSGGMQQRAAIARALVHDPKLILMDEPFGALDALTREKMNIELLRIWHEAKKTIVFVTHGITEAVFLGTRVVVLTAGPARMADNFRVELPHPRTLDIKTSERFGEYSRRIYRLLGME; translated from the coding sequence ATGGGCGAGCCCTTCATCCATCTCTCCGGCGTGAAGAAGGTGTACCGCACCCGCGGTGCGGATTTTCTCGCCGTGTCGGAGGCGACGTTCGATGTCGACGCCGGCGAGTTGGTGGCGCTCGTCGGGCCGTCGGGCTGCGGCAAGACCACGCTCCTGAAAATCCTCGCCGGCCTGCATTCGCACGAAAGCGGCACGGTCCGGATCGGGTCGAAAGAACAGCCGTTCGATCCGTCGCGCGATATCGGCATGGTGTTCCAGCAGCCGCTGCTGCTGAAATGGCGGCGCATCATCGACAACGTGCTGCTGCCGTCGGAAATCCTCGGCCTGCCGATGGCGGCGAGCCGCGAGCGGGCGCGCGACCTGCTGGCGCTGGTCGGCCTCAAAGGTTCAGAGGAGAAGTTTCCCTACGAGCTCTCCGGCGGCATGCAGCAGCGCGCCGCGATCGCGCGCGCCTTGGTGCACGATCCCAAGCTGATCCTGATGGACGAGCCGTTCGGCGCGCTCGACGCGCTGACGCGGGAGAAGATGAACATCGAGCTCCTTCGCATCTGGCATGAGGCGAAGAAGACCATCGTCTTCGTCACCCACGGCATCACCGAGGCGGTGTTCCTCGGCACGCGCGTGGTGGTGCTGACCGCGGGGCCGGCCCGGATGGCCGACAACTTCCGCGTCGAGCTGCCGCATCCGCGCACGCTCGACATCAAGACCAGCGAGCGGTTCGGCGAATACAGCCGCCGCATCTACCGCCTGCTCGGCATGGAATAG
- a CDS encoding ABC transporter permease, producing the protein MTNHSDALQRYSLAVVSHLLLVLAWYLFVELGHVPKFVLPSPQATLQALSIQNYRWIDNTLATAYEIFGGYILAVVVGIGIALLFSWFRVLEMLMMPLLVSLNMIPKVALGPLIIVWFRYGIGPNMLMAFAICFFPIVLTTVRGLREVEPDLLDLVRSVKGSRWQIFTKIQLPGALPYIFSGAKVAAILAVAGAIVGEFLGSDQGLGYLMLQVQVTLDTAAMFMAVILITLLGMVLYGLVLLLERMLVVRDARIQ; encoded by the coding sequence GTGACCAATCATAGCGACGCACTGCAACGCTACTCGCTCGCGGTGGTCAGTCACCTGCTGCTGGTGCTCGCCTGGTACCTGTTCGTCGAGCTCGGCCATGTGCCGAAGTTCGTGCTGCCGTCGCCACAGGCCACGCTGCAGGCTCTGTCCATCCAGAACTATCGCTGGATCGACAACACCCTCGCGACCGCCTACGAGATTTTCGGCGGCTACATTCTCGCCGTCGTGGTCGGCATCGGCATCGCACTGCTGTTCTCCTGGTTCCGCGTGCTCGAAATGCTGATGATGCCGCTGCTGGTCAGCCTCAATATGATCCCCAAGGTGGCGCTCGGGCCGCTCATCATCGTCTGGTTCCGCTACGGCATCGGACCGAACATGCTGATGGCCTTCGCCATCTGCTTCTTCCCGATCGTGCTGACCACGGTGCGCGGGCTTCGCGAGGTCGAACCGGACCTGCTCGATCTCGTGCGCTCAGTCAAAGGCTCGCGCTGGCAGATCTTCACCAAGATCCAGCTTCCCGGCGCCCTGCCCTACATCTTCTCCGGCGCCAAGGTCGCGGCGATCCTCGCGGTCGCGGGCGCCATCGTCGGCGAATTCCTCGGCTCGGATCAGGGCCTCGGCTACCTGATGCTCCAGGTGCAGGTCACGCTCGACACCGCCGCCATGTTCATGGCGGTGATCCTGATCACGCTGCTCGGCATGGTGCTGTACGGCCTCGTGCTGCTGCTCGAACGCATGCTCGTCGTGCGCGACGCGCGCATTCAATAG
- a CDS encoding class I SAM-dependent methyltransferase, with protein sequence MVGWLTIWVRRLGARIRYRTGEIVRRVVRKLVETVITDLDLMWQIRGVMSSAEFEHDYLSHAKGFKGRSELLSWALDQANDKDGLFMEFGVYKGDSLNLLADLKPEVTWHGFDSFVGLPEDWSLGAKAGAFDVKHKLPPVRSNVRLVSGFFDKTLEPFLMQNPGKKVAFLHVDCDLYSSTKTVLTALRDRLVPGSIILFDELINYPGWQDQEYRAFMEYVAEQNVSFEYIGYVRTSCRVAVKLTRATERPSSTDGR encoded by the coding sequence ATGGTTGGGTGGCTGACGATATGGGTTCGGCGTCTGGGCGCGCGAATTCGGTACCGCACGGGAGAAATCGTGCGGCGGGTTGTCAGAAAGCTCGTCGAAACGGTCATCACCGATCTCGACCTGATGTGGCAAATTCGTGGGGTCATGTCCTCCGCAGAATTTGAACATGACTATCTGTCCCACGCGAAGGGTTTCAAAGGCAGGAGCGAATTGCTGAGCTGGGCTTTGGATCAGGCCAACGACAAGGACGGCCTCTTCATGGAGTTTGGCGTTTACAAAGGGGACTCGCTCAATCTTCTTGCCGATCTGAAGCCGGAAGTAACGTGGCACGGGTTCGATTCATTCGTCGGCCTGCCGGAAGATTGGTCGCTGGGTGCCAAGGCCGGAGCCTTCGACGTCAAACACAAGCTCCCGCCGGTCCGTTCCAACGTGAGGCTCGTATCTGGTTTTTTCGACAAGACACTCGAACCGTTCCTGATGCAGAACCCGGGCAAGAAGGTCGCTTTCCTGCATGTGGATTGCGATCTCTATAGCTCTACGAAGACCGTGCTTACGGCTCTTCGAGACAGGCTCGTGCCGGGCAGCATCATTCTGTTCGACGAATTGATCAATTATCCAGGATGGCAGGATCAGGAGTATCGCGCCTTCATGGAATACGTCGCGGAGCAGAATGTTTCGTTCGAATATATCGGCTATGTCCGGACAAGCTGTCGCGTGGCCGTCAAGCTGACGAGGGCGACAGAGCGGCCGAGCTCAACGGATGGAAGATAG
- a CDS encoding DegT/DnrJ/EryC1/StrS family aminotransferase has product MNQTVRTPVAPIPFIDVAAQRRRLGQAIDDAIARVTASCLFIQGPEVADFEARLADFCGARYAVGCASGTDALMLVLMAQGIGPGDAVICPAFTFCATAEVVVLLGATPVFADVDEETFNLNAASVKRAVATARRMGLSPKALIPVDLFGLPADYDALLPVAKEEKLFVLDDAAQGFGATYKGRKLGTIAPATATSFFPAKPLGCYGDGGAVLTDDAGLVEVLKSLRVHGQGADKYDNVRIGMTSRLDTIQAAVLIEKLKIFADEIEARDRGARRYAEGLKDVAIVPVVPEGMTSVWAQYTIRLKPGVRDGLATKLKAQGIPTAIYYPKPLHRLEAYKRFPVADNGIPVTDQLAEEVISLPMHAYLDVTTQDRVIEAVRAALRP; this is encoded by the coding sequence ATGAACCAGACCGTCCGTACTCCTGTCGCTCCGATCCCGTTCATCGACGTGGCTGCCCAGCGCCGTCGTCTCGGCCAGGCCATCGACGATGCCATCGCGCGGGTGACTGCGAGTTGCCTGTTCATCCAGGGGCCGGAGGTTGCCGATTTCGAGGCGCGGCTCGCGGATTTCTGCGGCGCGCGTTATGCGGTGGGCTGCGCCAGCGGCACCGACGCGCTGATGCTGGTGCTGATGGCGCAGGGCATTGGCCCGGGCGACGCGGTGATCTGTCCGGCCTTCACCTTCTGCGCCACCGCCGAAGTGGTGGTGTTGCTCGGCGCCACGCCGGTGTTTGCCGACGTCGATGAGGAAACCTTCAATCTCAACGCGGCGAGCGTGAAGCGTGCGGTCGCGACGGCGCGCCGGATGGGGCTCAGCCCCAAGGCGCTGATCCCGGTCGATCTGTTCGGCCTGCCGGCCGATTACGACGCGCTGCTGCCGGTGGCCAAGGAAGAAAAGCTGTTCGTGCTCGACGATGCGGCGCAGGGCTTTGGCGCGACGTACAAGGGCCGGAAGCTCGGCACCATCGCGCCAGCCACGGCGACGAGCTTCTTTCCGGCCAAGCCGCTCGGCTGTTACGGCGACGGCGGCGCCGTGCTGACCGATGACGCGGGCTTGGTCGAGGTGCTCAAGAGCCTGCGCGTCCACGGGCAGGGCGCCGACAAGTACGACAACGTCCGGATCGGCATGACGAGCCGCCTCGACACCATCCAGGCCGCGGTGCTGATCGAGAAGCTGAAAATCTTCGCCGACGAGATCGAGGCCCGCGACCGCGGGGCGCGGCGTTACGCCGAAGGCCTGAAAGACGTCGCGATCGTCCCCGTGGTCCCCGAAGGGATGACGTCGGTCTGGGCGCAATACACCATCCGTTTGAAGCCGGGCGTGCGGGACGGTCTTGCCACAAAGCTTAAAGCCCAGGGCATCCCGACCGCCATTTACTATCCGAAACCTTTGCATCGTTTGGAGGCTTACAAGCGCTTCCCGGTGGCCGATAATGGTATTCCGGTCACCGATCAGCTTGCCGAAGAAGTGATCAGTTTGCCGATGCACGCCTATCTTGACGTCACGACGCAAGATCGGGTCATTGAGGCGGTCCGCGCCGCGCTTCGGCCGTAG
- a CDS encoding class I SAM-dependent methyltransferase, translated as MRRDERAFDPTEGQAEIAAIEAQWTRIWEAQGGPKDRAESIKRREEFQVMWPYIQQMPKGSRLLDGGCGLGDWVAWLTRAGYPTLGLDISQVTIGQLRKLHTDMQFEVGDIRATGLPPESFDGYFSWGTFEHFEEGFGPVVTEAFRVLKPGGRLFISVPFVNVRHALAATLLEPWRRAPDTEARRFYQWRLTRAELAHTLALHGFAVDDVKMIHKRSGIQRWLNGTFGLNVNSKLTKGTALLLCPLVPRVMAAHMILAIAQKPR; from the coding sequence ATGCGTCGAGACGAGCGCGCTTTTGATCCGACCGAAGGCCAAGCCGAAATCGCGGCGATTGAAGCACAATGGACCCGCATCTGGGAGGCCCAGGGCGGTCCTAAGGATCGCGCCGAGTCGATCAAACGGCGCGAAGAATTTCAGGTCATGTGGCCGTACATCCAGCAGATGCCCAAGGGCAGCCGGCTGCTTGATGGCGGTTGCGGGCTTGGCGACTGGGTCGCGTGGCTCACCCGCGCGGGCTATCCTACACTAGGGCTTGACATCTCGCAGGTGACGATCGGTCAACTGCGAAAACTGCACACCGACATGCAGTTCGAGGTCGGCGACATTCGCGCGACTGGGCTGCCTCCGGAATCGTTCGACGGCTATTTTTCCTGGGGAACTTTCGAGCACTTCGAAGAGGGATTCGGGCCAGTGGTAACCGAAGCATTTCGTGTGCTGAAGCCGGGCGGACGGCTCTTTATCTCTGTACCGTTCGTCAATGTACGGCACGCGCTGGCCGCAACGTTGCTCGAACCGTGGCGCCGGGCCCCGGACACCGAGGCTCGCCGCTTCTATCAATGGAGACTGACACGCGCAGAGTTGGCGCATACCCTCGCGCTTCACGGCTTCGCCGTTGACGACGTCAAGATGATCCACAAGCGTTCCGGCATTCAGCGCTGGTTGAACGGCACGTTCGGCCTGAACGTAAATTCAAAGCTTACCAAAGGCACGGCACTGCTGTTGTGTCCGCTCGTACCGAGGGTGATGGCGGCTCACATGATCCTGGCGATTGCGCAGAAGCCTCGATGA
- a CDS encoding Gfo/Idh/MocA family oxidoreductase encodes MGSNHARVLAGLPNAQLIGVADPDRGQRDLVTRVLGCPAVTEYEALLQLGVDAVSIAAPTHLHHKIALDCIGRGIHVLVEKPIASTVEEGRDIIAAAKKAGVTLMVGHVERFNPAVTAIKQAIRGEDILSIGITRVGPFPPRMSNVGVVIDLAVHDIDLIQWFTDSDIVEVQPQLSSAVAEREDIALLQFRTASGVLAHINTNWLTPFKARNVTVATRGKYVMGDLLTRQVTECFGFQPDGAYSMRHVSVGHDEPLRAELLAFIDSVRTGKPAAVTGEEGVASLEIATRCLEHRPAVSASASRNQSPRRIAG; translated from the coding sequence ATGGGCTCGAACCATGCCCGGGTTCTCGCCGGACTGCCCAATGCCCAGTTGATTGGCGTTGCCGATCCCGATCGCGGCCAGCGCGATCTGGTCACGCGCGTGCTCGGCTGCCCGGCGGTGACTGAATACGAGGCATTGCTGCAGCTTGGCGTCGATGCCGTGTCCATCGCCGCGCCGACCCACCTGCACCACAAGATCGCGCTCGACTGCATCGGGCGCGGCATCCATGTGCTGGTCGAGAAGCCGATCGCCTCCACGGTCGAGGAGGGGCGCGACATCATCGCCGCCGCCAAGAAGGCCGGCGTGACGTTGATGGTCGGCCATGTCGAGCGCTTCAACCCGGCCGTGACTGCGATCAAGCAAGCGATCCGCGGCGAAGACATTCTTTCCATCGGCATCACCCGCGTCGGTCCGTTTCCGCCGCGCATGTCGAATGTCGGCGTGGTGATCGATCTCGCCGTGCACGACATCGACCTGATCCAGTGGTTCACCGATTCCGACATCGTCGAAGTGCAGCCGCAGCTTTCGAGCGCGGTGGCCGAGCGCGAAGACATCGCACTTCTGCAATTCCGCACCGCCTCGGGCGTGCTCGCGCACATCAACACCAACTGGCTGACGCCATTCAAAGCCCGCAACGTCACGGTCGCGACGCGCGGCAAATACGTGATGGGCGATCTGCTGACCCGCCAGGTCACCGAATGCTTCGGCTTTCAGCCTGACGGCGCCTATTCGATGCGGCATGTCTCGGTCGGCCATGACGAGCCGTTGCGCGCCGAACTTCTCGCCTTCATCGACTCGGTCCGCACCGGCAAGCCCGCCGCGGTCACCGGCGAGGAAGGCGTGGCGAGCCTTGAGATCGCGACGCGCTGCCTTGAACATCGTCCCGCCGTGAGTGCCTCCGCATCGCGCAACCAGAGCCCGCGCCGGATTGCCGGCTGA